A section of the Procambarus clarkii isolate CNS0578487 chromosome 68, FALCON_Pclarkii_2.0, whole genome shotgun sequence genome encodes:
- the LOC123774703 gene encoding pituitary homeobox 2, whose amino-acid sequence MIHATGIPFFNPLLSMGGMPFPWALPTQGSPPSSPPSSPVSNTSVWHRPQPARAASFTIDAILGRRQQEAEQVGRSLALRREERLTRPSPYPAVSSDHSVNGGAHSTSPSGSSAKAKVKRVRTIFTAEQLERLEAEFARQQYMVGPERLYLAAALNLTEAQVKVWFQNRRIKWRKQYMEQQHAKLAGNQDSLLPDGGDESLTPTEGRTSPLGDLPASPASPGSTGELPEEQQEPQQQQPQPEQSNSMPTLATQAYPSYLAATLTAAYAEQQSEPADLTTSSARAK is encoded by the coding sequence ATGATTCACGCTACAGGCATTCCCTTTTTCAACCCGCTACTCAGCATGGGCGGTATGCCGTTCCCTTGGGCACTCCCCACACAGGGCTCGCCACCGAGTTCACCGCCTTCGTCGCCCGTATCCAACACGAGCGTGTGGCACCGTCCGCAGCCAGCAAGGGCAGCATCCTTCACCATCGACGCTATCCTGGGCCGTCGTCAGCAGGAGGCGGAACAAGTAGGTCGATCGCTGGCACTTCGGCGAGAAGAACGACTGACCCGACCGTCGCCCTACCCAGCTGTCAGCAGTGACCACAGTGTTAACGGCGGCGCCCACTCTACCAGTCCATCAGGATCATCAGCCAAGGCGAAAGTGAAACGAGTGAGAACGATATTTACAGCAGAACAGCTGGAGCGACTGGAAGCGGAGTTCGCTCGTCAGCAGTACATGGTCGGGCCCGAGCGACTGTATCTGGCCGCGGCGCTCAACCTGACGGAGGCACAAGTCAAGGTATGGTTCCAAAACAGGCGAATCAAGTGGCGGAAGCAGTATATGGAGCAGCAACACGCCAAGCTCGCCGGAAATCAAGACTCCTTACTCCCTGACGGCGGCGACGAGTCTCTCACTCCTACAGAAGGCAGGACCTCGCCCTTGGGAGACTTGCCTGCCTCCCCTGCAAGTCCCGGTAGCACGGGGGAGCTTCCAGAGGAACAACAAGAACCCCAACAACAGCAGCCTCAGCCTGAACAGAGCAACAGCATGCCAACGCTCGCCACCCAAGCTTACCCGTCGTACTTGGCGGCGACACTGACGGCGGCGTATGCAGAACAGCAAAGTGAACCCGCCGACCTGACAACGTCCAGCGCAAGAGCCAAGTGA